The Montipora capricornis isolate CH-2021 chromosome 3, ASM3666992v2, whole genome shotgun sequence genome includes the window AGAAGGACTTGTAAATCAGCTTTACAGTGATCACTGTTGTCgataaaatccgttctcaggttgaatcagtttttacctaggttaaatcgGTGACCTCATTTTACCtcggttgaatatgcactcgcCCTCCctcaaaaggattgaaaacacctgTATTTTCCCTCCCTTCTTAACGTTTAGTATCATCTTaccggtttctgtattcatacagcTATCCCTTCAGTCTCatcattacaacatagtaagggaacaaagaactgtcaTATGCATTTACCGGTATTCGAACTCGAACCCTCCAGATCTGTAGTCTTGTGTGTTCACAACACACTCCTTTtcatcatttactttttttaataagtcaattgatatccatgtataacaaCCGAAATttatcctaacctgaccctaattttcgTTCTCTAGGCGTGAattaggctccaaaaaagtttcttcaactCACCCGAGTGCGTGCCCAACCTAGtaagtaaaatgaggatcaactgaacctaggtaaaaacggattcaacctgaaaacgaaTTTTACCAGCAACATCAATACTTATAAACCGCATTTTCACCGCACGTCCGAGAGTTCATTGAAGTTAACTCCTGTAAAGTGTGgttggtatctggatgggagacccaCGTGCTTGCCTTCCGTGACGCCACATGCATCATAATTCCCTTTTTCCAATCGAAACTCTAGTTCAGCCCGACAACTTTTCCTACTGTATTTCACGAAGCAATGATAGAGTTTATAACGGATAAAAGAAGTGCCAAAGAAGCGAATGTTGAACAAGAAGAGTAAAAAAAAGAGCCGTTATCTCGAATCGGGAACGTGACTGCAAGCTTCTGTGGAACGAGCAATTTGATCCTGAAATGTATTTTTCTTGGTgattcggggatactcggaaaaaatcgtACTAAAAAAAGTGAAATCTATTTCCTTCCGACTACTCATTCGGATGCTCATCCATTAGCTATATAGAAAGTCTATTAAACCCCGTCCCTTTGACATCATCTACACGTAGGCTCTAAGCTTGATTAAAGGGTGAGACAGAAGCATGCCAACGAGTGCGTCAGTATAAACAAGTGTTCATGGATCTGACCAGTGAACcccattgctgaaggaaaggtgATAAATAAAGTTGTAGACATCATAAGGGATTCGTTGATGGTAGTGCAGTGACAACTTCCTGATTACAAATGTTAAAACGACAAAATTAAtggtcaagtgaagctatgatcttcgcagttacgagcgcaatttttacaattgcgcagagaagcctgaaaaattcaggacttcaacggggtttgaacccgtgacctcgcgattccggtgcgacgctctaaccaactgagctatgaagccactgacgttgggagctggtcatttgtgggttctaatgaagtcctgaatttttcaggcttctctacgcaattgtaaaaattgcgttcgtaactgcgaagatcatagcttcacttgatttcatatccgcagttcatatgattcattagatataccatttcatcattaaaattaatggtgTTCGGTACAACAAAGGAAGAATAGCATCACCATCCCTTCCCTTGGCAGAAAGGGATATCCTTTGTCCTCAAATATTTCTTGGTCCCTACCTATCGTTTAATGATGACATGATAGTAATGTCGGACGATGATAATAACATAACAGAAAGAACAAAGGATGCCTTTTGAATTCTCATAATAGGCTACTTTAAAagataccataatactctttttttaccctccaaaatttttgcattagtattgtttttattttctcttgggaccatcgtatgtcccaagagaaactggaaacaatgcatattctctattttcgaattccccataataaaCTTTGTTCCCCCCCTCCTCcctcacaaattttgcataaagcagtgttttcaaatgctcttgggaatatgcagtgtcctcaagagcatttgaaaacactgttttatgcaaaatttgggggcccAAACAAAGtttattatggggaattcgaaatataaaaatgtgttacagttaaatttaaattcagggtaattttaatttcaacctagttcattttattttaaactaagtTGAAATTGATGataggaaacatcaacaaaaacccaTCATTTATTGGCGAGCTTAACTGatcagagtgtaatgtgaagtgctagttttgtaccccatatgagcATTAGCCTTACTAActgaaatgggcccacacaaggacagagaaaaactttgaccaggCTGGGAATTAAacccttcgggttagatcacccctgctccaccgactgagctactatggcccgtttcaaacgtcgaacttttcatgtgccgaatctaatgcaaatgagcgaaaaaaatagattttctcatttgcattagattcggcacatgaaaagttcgacgtttgaaacgggcctatgttagacgggagcaggctgtgggaactgaagatattaaactcacggcaatgaacatgttcaagtacaaggaagggttacgttttcacaaacgttggccgtgtagcacttatatttcaaaagaGTTAACTGATTCtagagtaatgtgaagtgctagttttgtaccccatatgaaccatgtgagcattagccctactaatggaaatggacccacacaaggacagagtaaaactctgaccagggtgggaattgaaccaatgaccttcgggttagaccaccgctgctctaccgactgagcgtGTAATATATTGGTAACTAAATTGGTCCTTGAGATGAGTGGATGAACTTGTGTAGCTTACATTTttcatgagtattttataaaaccccaatggtctaggcactgattttacatggttagcattaaggttggggttaggcatactgtgcatgataaccgattctacttttctttctcagagcttTTTACAAGGACATTGTTCATTAATGGAtgtgttattttttttgaattatcaaataaaatattttggtttttttttaattttgctgagtcTGTTTGTATTGATAAATCCAAATGTTGTGTTTATTTTGGCACAGTCCCCTTCAAGttctacaatttgagcaagAAGCACATTTTGATGAAGGGGCgtttccatttccattttatttattttcatcagcgccacataatcctgaagttGAAACTTCTTCTTTTCCTCCTTCCCTTTCTGGTGCGTGATAACTGCAAAAGGCAGAATGCTcgctgcctacaaatagcgctgataagcagtaGTTAAAGATAAGCACCCATCTCAAATAGTggtgataaacagtatttaagtttCAGGACCCATTTGTTaccggttagctttcaataactgtgatttagggttagtctgcagtccgcggtctgcagttcgcaaatgtcagacaccgctctTCTTCAATGTCTGGCtcatccactttttcaaattattgaccaTTCTCCTGCTCTGTATTTGATGTAGCTGTGACTTGTCCACTCATTTGTGGCTTTTGTGATTCCTTTTCTCTGAGAGATTCCGAAAACCACCTTATACCGCATTTGGcaattgttctgtgaatggttataatttttttacaagcgGATTCTCCAAAATGATGACACCAGTGGTTCGGAAAcgagttcttttctttgattaaactgcaaaggttatcttttgttgttctatttgcccgtgctaccatttttttttcacggtGGGAACGATGTGTTTTGCAATATTTGACTATTTGTCCTTCAGAATCAAGAGCCCTCctcttgcaaacaatttttgcttttgttgcacTGGAGACTCAGTgcgttttcattctttttcatCTACGCATGTGCGAAATGGTGGCTGTCGTGGAGGCTTGGAAATGGCTTAAACTCGTTGGTAGAAAAGAACATGTAGGCGATTTTAGTCGCTGGTGCGATGGCTTAGTGGTAAACACAGAGGCAAAATAATTTCCGATATCCAATGGTCCGAGAGTTCGAATCCTTGGAGCAGCCTGGAATGTTGTGAAAGCTCAAGGTAGCACAGTCCGGTAGCAGTTTAAGTAAGGACAGTAAGGGGGAAGGAAAGGGAGAGACGGTAAGTGGAAGAAGAACGGAAGGCAAAAAAAATCCAagcctcattttttttaaattacatcccccaaaaaaggaaaccgaggttgaaattaaattaaccTGAATTTTAATTCAAACTGTAACAAATGCAAACTTTTCGGAGggcaagcaaagagtattatggtattctgaaagtggtctattgtgcACAATGTACCGTGTagagaaagaacaaagaaataaattaaagaataccTTAATTGAAAAAGTGTAACTAATGGCATATCATTCTTCAATCACTACTTGAAGCTATTTACTTCTTTCATTCATCTGGAGTACATTACATTAAAAAAGTCATGTGATTCTGCAAGTGATAGCGTAAGGCATTCTACGAACCAGCAGCACCATTTTCATCAATTCTACCAAAAACTAACGATGTCGCCAAAGATGTGGCCAAATCTACAATGAAACTATAAATTTACTATTCCACACAGAAAAGTTAAGAAAAAAGTCCAATGTTCGATTGAGACCacgttttcatttttcaaaatttagtAGCCAGGCAAAGCTAACAACCAGGCcgcagtttttcaaaaagtggatatcgctatccaccggataaatcactatccattggatagcgcagtTGGTTTCGCTATAACTTACCCACTGGATAGCGccatccatcgtttgaacaactggggccaggctTTTAGCTAAAATAagcgacaaaaatagttgagacACTGACCTGGGAAGACAACAATTAGGAAAAAACCACCTTAAGGTTACATTTTCCATTTGCACTCCCCCCTCTTCTCCCGTATCCCCCCTTTAATGTTAGTAACGGAAAAAGAAAGAGTTGGcgataagaaaacaacattgtttgggggggagggCGGAGGGGGTTAGATGGAAAGACTTTGGGGGAGGGATTTGTCCGAGATCCCTTAaagggaaagtgtctcaaccctTTTGGCGCTTATTGTACTTTCCAGATCCTACACTACCAACTGGAAGAAAGACATATTTGCATCTGTTTTCGAGTTCTAGTTGCTGCTGTTCGAGTGGGACGTAAAGTGGTTGAAGTAACCTCTATATTTTCCTTGAACCGTTCTTCTCCGTGCGTCGTTTCAATTTCCTGACCACTTCGGCATTCTAATGGGTAGAGTAGATTTAAGGGGCTTTTGAATACTTTCTTGGTTGGAAGAAGAACTTTGGCAGCCCGGGATTTTCCGTCACTGCTTGACATTAGTCCAGTGATTTTTCCCATTTTCCAGACACCTCATGGCAGATCTTCCTTTAAAAGCACTACTCTGACCAATCTAGCCTCTTTAGCTGCTTGGACTCTAGGACCCTTTAAGTGAGTTTGGCCTCTTTCTCTGAGGTTTAGCAAGTAAAACTCTTTCCAGACTCGCCAAAGTGAATTCAGGTGTTGCTGACCTTTACCCCAGATTTCTAGTAGTTTGTCTGTTGAGCTTTTGCGTCCATACTGGATCTTGCGGGTTACTGATCTCAATTACTGGAACCCCGGACTTGGGATTAAGATTTAAGAAGTGGGCTGGGGTGAGTGAAAACCCAGAATCAAAGTCTTCATGTAGAAAAGTGGACGAGAATTAATAACGGCCTCGACCTCTGTTAAAAAGgtttcaagtttcttctcagtCAGGCAAATCTTGCCAATTGATTTCTTGAGAGCTCCCTTTACGGTGCCAAGTAGTCTCTCAGTTCCACTAAAGTTCCATTCAGTTCCTTGGTTGGCAGTGTAACTTTGTACTTCGTGGTTTTACTGATTGTTTTCTTCCAGGCTTTATCAATATATAGCAGTTTTGGCGAATTAACAAGAATAATCCGTAAAGGTTTTCCTCTTTTTCAATAACTCGTCTAAGTGCAAGCATAAGCGGCTCAGCATTAATGTCCTTATCAGTTCCAAATTGATGGCTCGTACTGTGGCACAGGTGAAAAGAAATGCCCAAACCTTTTTCTTTAAACGTTTACCTTGAATGTGCAGGGGGCAAAAAAAATCTCAGCCAGTATAGGTGAAGGGAGCGGATTTTGCTACTTTCTTCTTGGGCCACGGAGACACTGATCACGAGGGGTCCGCCTTGAAATCGTTACAGATACCACAGCCATGAATTGCTTTCTTTACCACAGGTCTTCCCTGAGGAATCCAATATTCATTTCTCAGTTGACCTAACTTGTGAGAAACGTAAACACCAGAATGAAAAAGTTTCTGATGGTATAATAGAAGCATAAGCTTTGGTTGAGGCATGACAAAGGCACAGCGACTAACAACTGGAGTTACCAATGAATCTAGGAATGTTTACCAAGGAGATACATTCATTTTCTTTCTGAATTTTCATCCATTGGGGAAGCATCtctttttccagtttctcttctcATTCTTTCTCTGAGGCCCATAATTCTTGAAGAAAGAGTTTTCCTTGAAGAGTTGCAGGAGTAAAGACTCCCAATGGGTCGAAAACTGCAGGAATGGTTTTAGCACCTCTATTTTCGACGAACATTCTGTTGGTCAGGACCTTTGGCAAGCAGTTGATCTTTAACAGTGTTCCAGAGTATTCCAAGGACCTTGGTTAGAGTTCCCTTTACTGTCCAGCTCTGGAATTGACATCGGAAATTCCTTTGATTTCGACCCCCATTCTCGTAGATTCATGCGCCGTAAACCTTCAAAGCTGGGCGTGGCCTCGATGAAGGAGTACTCCTGACGGAGATTTACCGGAAGATATAAATTGCTATCTGGATAAACGATGCTAAAGAACTCTTATCGGAACTGTACCGGAGTGAACGTAACTGACTATGATTGTAATGGCTCTGAAAGAGACTATATCGTGAAAAAAGTGCTGTTTATTCTTGTCATCttggagaaaaataaaaataacccTGATGACATTCAAACAAAGGCACAAACTGAGAATACGTTGTTAAACTCAACTGTCAGTCCATCGAGCTAGGACACCCAACTTGACTAGGTTGACATAAGGGTTACATAGAAATGGCTCAGTGGTCCCAAGGCAAGATGACTGCCAAGGGCTGTCGACGTGCGGATTTGTTTCTTGTCGCAGTTGCAgagataggaaaataaaaaagtGTGTAAATAGCAGTAGACTACGTAACATCGCCaccaaaagtaaacaaaattgaATTACACACCATAACATTATCATCAGTATCTAGATTGAACTAAATTGCTTCCTACAGCAATGCAGTTTAAATACCTTGGGCTGAAAGGTTACTTGTGCTTTGATAATAAGTCAGGGGCAATTTTGCTCGCTATCTGTTAAGAGAATAAATAATTCACTCTTGTGAGATGCAATGTGCTCTGGAATCTCTACTTTAGCAACAATAGTACTACCACAAGCAACTCATTGTTAATTTTCGCTTGTAAACTTAAAGACAAAATTGTCAATACGCCCAGGTTATCGATTTCTGAATTCAATATTTGTGTCAACAGAAGTTGTGCTTCAAGAGATTATTAGTGAATTGAAAAGGTACTTGAAGAGAAAGGAGAGCGTCTGTGTGGGGTTACGTCTTGAAAAATTCCCAACGTCTTACATTGTTAATGAGGATGTGGCTGATTGTTAAGGAATTTGCTTCCTTGTATTTCGTTTGCAATTCTGACCTcagtgaaacaaaagaaaaacgctTGATTCATAACACAGTTTTAGGAACTCCTTACAACCAAGACAGGAAAAAGATATGCGGTTCTTCGTTCTTAAGTTTGCTTTATGCTGGGCTGGTGTGGCAGCCGCATTCGTTTACCAAACAGAGAACCACTCAAGGCCTAAACAAGAATGGCCTCTTGAGATTCAACAAGCACAAAATCGAATGCGTCGAGGCACCctggaatctaaaaaaagtGGCTATGGAGATGAGCTTGAGGAAGCACAAGAAAATGCCCTGAAGGAAAGAACTGAAGTCCCAAGTAAGCAAAATCTGAATCAGCGGACCAAAATCGTAGAAAAGTTCAACAATAGGAGACGATGCCTTCTTGGGTCCCTGGATGATTGCTACCCGGAGCTTTTCGATGCATCATTTGATTGCTCGAGTCCATGGGGATGGAGACCGGGCCCACTGTATCCAGAGTATGGACCAGATTTCCATCGTGGCTGGATGGGGCACGGGCATCCATTTGGATTTAACCATAACGGATTTGGGTGCCCATACAGAGGTCCAGGATGCTGTTGTGGATGTAACAATCCTGGAGGAAATTGTACGTAATATCCGTATAGTCAGTCATAGCTTCTTGCCTCATACTCGTAGAGACTGCAAGACGATGAAACACTGAGAGTCGAAACGTTTGAAAAGTATCCCCTTATGATGAAACGGTGATCTGGTGATTAGTTCAAATATCGACCTTATGTTAGTAAAATGAAGATTTTTTTGAAAGTCTTAATTCACCTTTGGTACTGAACATAATGACACAGGATGGTTTTGCTAATTTGCTTAGCACTGTTAACTTTAGCTTTGGGCGACTCTTAAAGAGTGCGTAGGATTGTCAGTTAGGTCTGGGAAAAGTTGGTAGGGAGAAATTAGAGACAGATTAGCTTAAATGCCTTTTAAGCTAAGGTGTGCATATTAAATTaaacttaattattatttattttctatttacCAGTAGGCTGTGGGAGTTGCAATGGAAACCATTGGCTTCCTTTCAACGATGTTGTTGGCAGTACACCAAAAGCGTCCAACGATATAAATCCAGCTAAACCTCaatctttttttggaaaacctAGTGGTCCTAAAGCTCCACTCAGAATAAATTCAGGAAAAACGAAAGCTGCTAGACGGGGATCCAAGCGTTTCGACGTTACGCATAACGCCGGTGATTCTGCTGGTGTGGCTTGGCCCTTGACTTCTGGGTATCCTTGTGACGCAAGCTATGGCAACTGGCCATGCCAAACACCGGTTCAGGAAAGTTCAATTGGTGACCGAGTTGTAGGAACTTTGTTTTTATGGAAACCAAATGGGAATCCTTCGCCGAACAAACATAAAAGTAAGAAAGCAAAAAGCTATTGATTTGGTATCAAGTGGCCAAATGCCTTCATGGCTAAATGGACAGCACATATAAAATATCCTATGTTGaagtagattttttttttgtgaatgagaaaaatctatagCATGCAACCAAGAATCTCTATTTTTGCTTTGCCGTGTGTGGTTACGAATTGACTTTCTTTACATCTCTGTTACCTCAATTGGTAATTCTTAATACGACTAAGAAAACGTTCCAATAGTGGCTTCTCTATGAAGTCTACTCGTAATCCTTTGACTAATGAAATATTTAACTAGTATGACGTATTTTCGTAAATAACATTAGCTTAAACGTTAATCAAGTACTGCAATATTCGAAAAAACGTGGAAAATAACAATGTTCTTAAAGATGTATCAACCAATGCAAAGTTAAGAGCAAAAAGAAAGTAAACTAAACCCAGTGGTTGTGTGGTCATTGTGTGCCTTCTACACTTGCGTAGAGACTGATCAGAAATTAGCATAGGGGAGGGGATATTTTCAAACTGCTACTTTAATTCTTACGATAACTTAAAACAATTGGCGATTTGCTTAAGGAAATTTAATCCAGCGGAAACATGAATCCTGAACGGAGTAGCGAGAACATGATGCTGTTGAGTTGAGTTGGTACtttcacaggcgccccaagctcagtgtgaacatggccgacaaaaatataaggatggAAGTTTGTCAACAGGAgggaggcgtgactgtgattggacgacacgactgagtcaatgcagtcatgtctggacccaggggaataaagaaatttgtggttgacaaaactacggtctgccaccccggtTAGGCTCAGTTCGTTATCAACGGTGGAGGTCGTGACCACTTTGGTGTGGAAGCGTACCTTTCAAAAGCTGTTTTCTCAGGACTGTTATTGCGTTCATGGTgtgttgagatgaaagttcaatctttgtcaattgattgtgatgtggaattgtgagcGTGGGAACATTTCATCCAGGAATATTtaactcaaattggtggcacctgagaatttagtctccagccttaggattttattataccgttgacaaccacgaagttgaaaaatggctcaattcgcgtcggatctggaaaataaccacacaggaaggaagccaTCCACGGTGGCAATAAGGATAGGCTTTttaactgagattttttttatatcaTTATCTTCTTTATCGGggttcccatacaaatccttatatttttgtcggccgtgctcacactgagcttggggcgcctgcgGTACATTTATATTTTGCATGGCTTGCTTCGATTTTGTGTATGGTATGTTTACGTGTATGTTTGCTTGTTGTAAGTAATATACAATGATATTAAAACATCTCTGAATAATGATATTTTTCATTGGGGGCTCTGGGATAATCGGAAAAAGCCCGAGTTCTCGGCCTTCGCGGGAGTCGAACCAACGACCTTAGCATCAGATTACTAGTTCAATGCTCTACCGCTGAGAGACTCGTGGGAGCTCGGCCATTAATTAAACTAGGTTCTCTGGCCCTTTGTCAAAAGTCTCGACACTTTTctggtgtcacaatttcctcttCATCTGGAGAAGGGAGAGGTTTACAGCTCATCAATTTTCACAATCATTTCGTTGTTGCTATCTTGAAAACATACTAAAAGACCagctttttaaaacaagcggATGGCAGTTTAACAAATGGCTTTatgggcccgaaaagttatcgggactttcgggAAATCTGTCCCAGGTGACAATTGTCCCGCCATACTGCTAGGACCGAAATTGCCGAAATGGTGCTTTCCCTAATGAAACGGATAACTGAGATAGAAATTGTTAACTCCTGtagatgaaatgaagagataGTATTTTTTTATTGGTGACTCGGgaaaactcggaaaaaatcctaGTTCTTTGCAGAAGCCGACCCCaagaccttccgattactagtaaAAACATGTTTGTATGATAACTTTTTTTGCTTCCCCTCTCCTCTTTTAATTCCTCAAAAAGTCCATCACATAGACCCGATATAGCACttaaaaaatcatatttttcagttttttttttctgtttgatgtCAAAAGTGTCATCTTTCAAACTTTCTTTTATTCTAAATCTCGCAATTTTGAGAGTCGTGGATCAGTTAAATACCCACGTAGTGGACTGAAATTTGTAGATTACACAGTATCCTGTCAAAATACAACTATTCACATCACAAGTGCTACTCAAAGATACCAATTGGAGGCTCAACAATGGGATAATTGTCCAAAGAAAAACTTTTCAATTCGTCTCATTAACACCTGTGAGTCTCTTCAAGCGTGCAAAAGTTCCATGGAAACAGCAAGTGTTCAATACCTGATCTGTCTTAACTTTGTGAGTGTTCATCTCTTTGAACAGGGAGTACGTGAAACGAATTCAGTTCACCTATGGAGAGAAATGGtcacaaatgaaagaaaaaaacctgtttctCCTACTGTAACGGGTGTTTGGCCCCTACTTCAGCGTGCAAAAATGTATGGGAGTTTACCTGAAATACAACACTTAAATGATCTCATAATTCCTACTTTTCATGGCACGAACGATCATTTTACCAGAATCATCAGCGAACAATGAATATCCTCGGGTTTTTCTTATCAACAATTTCCCTTACTTCCTTGCTCCCTAACACGAGCTCCTACCAAGAAAAGATGGATGAAGACAAGGAACTCAAGGAGCTAGGTGACAACATAAAGTTCTATCACCGAAATCTTGCCTCGAAATTCACGAACTTCGCGTGTCGACGAAGAGAAGGAAGAACGAAATTCTCTACAAATACTGGACCCTTCCAGTTTCGTTCGTCGACATCAAAACGTTTCTATCCTCATATGCCAATTAGAAATGAATATTTCTTCCAAAGTTCGCCATATGATAACAGATGGTTGCCGATAGTTCATGATCCATTGTGGTCGGAGTATGGTTGGGCAGATGGATTCTATTTTTCTGCCAATGGAGCCTACAATAGACATAGATTGGGCCACGGAGGCTGGCTTCAAAACCTTCCCCATTTTGGATACAACCAGGGTACCTGTAGACAATGGTGCTGTAAGTAGAATGAAGCGCCCTCACCTTCTGGTCTTCAAGGAACAGCAAACCCAAGCAAAAGGGATAAACAAATTCAGATTAAACAAAGCAGTACACAAATTCTGACAAAATTACGGAGGCTTTTACTTCGCAAATATTATTGACGTCTACTGCTTTAAGGACATGACACCAGTACCTCATGGTATACTGACGTAAACCGCAAACAAGTTATTGGTCGCCACTGACTATACACCTCCATAGTTTACTTCCTTTGGATATAGCAACCACCCTCTACTACCCAAACTACTACGTACATAGCTACGTATTTAACACTCATTCAAAGTATCTGGCCGGGAACTTAAGGGGTGACCTGCCATGCACTGGCTAAAGACGATAAGGTATCATGATGAAATAAGCTCGTATcatgaataaattacaattcCGAATAAAGCACCTCATCATTAGCAAAAACCTCAGTTTTAAAATTAAGGTTAAATACAAGGTCATACATATAAAGTAGGAATAAATGGGGACCTAAGACAGAACCCTAGGAGACGCCAGAGCTGACTTTGCACGAGGGACATAATGAGTTCGATTCAGCGGGAAGTTCTCAACCCAAAGAAGACAGCAAAATAGTTGAACTTCATT containing:
- the LOC138041273 gene encoding uncharacterized protein isoform X2; translated protein: MRFFVLKFALCWAGVAAAFVYQTENHSRPKQEWPLEIQQAQNRMRRGTLESKKSGYGDELEEAQENALKERTEVPSKQNLNQRTKIVEKFNNRRRCLLGSLDDCYPELFDASFDCSSPWGWRPGPLYPEYGPDFHRGWMGHGHPFGFNHNGFGCPYRGPGCCCGCNNPGGNCCGSCNGNHWLPFNDVVGSTPKASNDINPAKPQSFFGKPSGPKAPLRINSGKTKAARRGSKRFDVTHNAGDSAGVAWPLTSGYPCDASYGNWPCQTPVQESSIGDRVVGTLFLWKPNGNPSPNKHKSKKAKSY
- the LOC138041273 gene encoding uncharacterized protein isoform X1 translates to MRFFVLKFALCWAGVAAAFVYQTENHSRPKQEWPLEIQQAQNRMRRGTLESKKSGYGDELEEAQENALKERTEVPSKQNLNQRTKIVEKFNNRRRCLLGSLDDCYPELFDASFDCSSPWGWRPGPLYPEYGPDFHRGWMGHGHPFGFNHNGFGCPYRGPGCCCGCNNPGGNLGCGSCNGNHWLPFNDVVGSTPKASNDINPAKPQSFFGKPSGPKAPLRINSGKTKAARRGSKRFDVTHNAGDSAGVAWPLTSGYPCDASYGNWPCQTPVQESSIGDRVVGTLFLWKPNGNPSPNKHKSKKAKSY